The Shewanella mangrovisoli genome has a window encoding:
- the rcsF gene encoding Rcs stress response system protein RcsF — protein MKIILSSALVLLLSACASDYSFNSNLDGEAINDYFKAGDVTLFEGDSLPKGHYELKGLVQGESCQADVNAVPASLSEARTEARRAAADKGANGIIIKQCVMMEEAAQGCVSRALCVGQAIKMASAD, from the coding sequence ATGAAAATCATCCTCTCAAGTGCATTAGTGCTACTGCTTAGCGCCTGTGCCAGCGATTACAGTTTTAACAGCAATTTGGACGGCGAGGCGATTAATGACTACTTCAAGGCAGGAGATGTCACCCTGTTTGAGGGCGATAGTTTGCCTAAAGGCCATTACGAATTAAAAGGTTTGGTACAGGGCGAATCTTGCCAAGCCGATGTGAATGCAGTGCCCGCGTCCTTAAGTGAAGCAAGAACCGAAGCCCGCCGCGCGGCGGCCGATAAAGGCGCCAATGGCATCATCATCAAACAATGCGTAATGATGGAAGAAGCAGCCCAAGGCTGCGTCAGCCGCGCCCTCTGCGTTGGCCAAGCCATCAAAATGGCCTCTGCCGACTAG
- a CDS encoding H-NS family histone-like protein, with the protein MSEFLEILTHGRRFKAAVKDLSVEELRDLAAKLDKILVERESMAAEEQQAIAARNAKIEEIRQQMEAVGLSIDDLGGVAVKAAGKKRAPRPAKYQIEVNGEVIQWTGQGRMPTVFKNEVNKGRSMDDFLI; encoded by the coding sequence ATGAGCGAATTTTTAGAGATATTAACTCACGGTCGTCGTTTTAAAGCTGCAGTAAAAGATCTTAGCGTTGAAGAACTGCGTGATTTAGCGGCTAAGCTAGATAAAATTTTAGTTGAGCGTGAGTCAATGGCAGCAGAAGAGCAGCAAGCTATTGCTGCACGTAATGCTAAAATCGAAGAAATCCGCCAACAAATGGAAGCAGTTGGTTTATCAATCGACGACTTAGGTGGCGTTGCAGTTAAAGCTGCAGGTAAAAAACGCGCTCCACGTCCAGCAAAATACCAAATCGAAGTAAACGGCGAAGTGATCCAGTGGACTGGTCAAGGTCGTATGCCAACGGTATTTAAGAACGAAGTCAATAAAGGCCGTTCTATGGATGATTTCTTAATCTAA
- a CDS encoding electron transfer flavoprotein subunit beta/FixA family protein: MKVLVPVKRVVDANVKVRVKADNTSVDTANLKMALNPFCEIAVEEAVRLKEAGSATEVVVVSIGNKAVQEQLRTALALGADRAIHIDTEEELTPVSIAKLLKAVQEKEQAQLVLFGKQSIDGDNNQTGQMFAALTDMPQATFASEIKVEGHSVQVAREIDGGMQTLSLPLPAVVTADLRLNEPRYASLPNIMKAKRKPLDVLTVADLGVTLKAHQTVVKVTPPAERKAGIMVASVAELVEKLKNEAKVI; this comes from the coding sequence ATGAAAGTATTGGTGCCTGTTAAGCGCGTAGTTGATGCCAATGTGAAGGTCAGGGTAAAAGCTGACAACACCAGCGTTGATACCGCAAACCTCAAAATGGCGTTGAACCCTTTTTGTGAAATTGCAGTAGAAGAAGCGGTTCGTTTAAAAGAAGCGGGCAGTGCTACTGAAGTAGTGGTCGTCAGTATCGGCAATAAAGCCGTTCAAGAACAATTGCGTACCGCGTTAGCATTAGGTGCTGACCGTGCGATTCACATTGATACTGAAGAAGAGTTAACCCCAGTATCAATTGCCAAATTACTCAAAGCCGTACAAGAAAAAGAACAAGCGCAATTAGTGCTGTTTGGTAAGCAATCTATCGATGGCGATAATAACCAAACTGGCCAAATGTTTGCGGCATTAACGGATATGCCACAAGCCACTTTTGCTTCTGAAATCAAAGTCGAAGGTCATTCAGTGCAAGTGGCTCGCGAGATAGATGGCGGGATGCAAACCTTAAGTCTGCCGCTGCCAGCTGTGGTGACTGCCGATTTACGTTTGAACGAACCTCGTTACGCTTCATTGCCTAACATCATGAAAGCTAAACGTAAGCCATTAGATGTGCTCACTGTTGCGGATTTAGGTGTGACGCTAAAAGCCCATCAAACTGTGGTGAAGGTGACGCCACCTGCCGAACGTAAGGCGGGCATCATGGTTGCGTCGGTAGCTGAGCTGGTTGAAAAGTTAAAGAATGAAGCGAAGGTGATCTAA
- a CDS encoding amidohydrolase family protein produces MKHFPTTLLLSTLAITLSAQAHNLVPAAKQTQSVLIKNATVHTVSQGTLTNTDVLIEQGKISAIGPQLSVNSADGQAQVIDATGKHLYPGLIALDTSLGLVEIEMVRPTVDNAEVGDFNPQISAATAYNPDSELLPTIRYNGITHAQIVPSGDGLAGQSVVVDLDAWTIEDALQPSEGQFHVYWPQIKRMPEDEKEKAKAIEKNQQAIATLTTAFEDGYRYFLSHKAKDSAKTTNLRWLAMLPLYQGKATLFAHADSVSQIEQVIALTKKYQFKLVIVGGYDAWRLASSLREVNASVIYPHTLSLPKRKDEPVDLPFKIPSLLASAGIPYALGFSSDWNSRNLPYAAGYSAAYGVTPEQALKSVTLDVAKLLGIADLGAIAVGYQGSVVLSDGDILDPMSNKINAIWIEGRQIDLNNRHQQLYQKYLKR; encoded by the coding sequence ATGAAGCACTTTCCTACAACCTTGCTGCTGTCGACACTGGCTATCACGCTGTCAGCGCAGGCGCATAATCTCGTCCCTGCGGCCAAACAAACCCAGAGCGTGTTGATTAAAAATGCTACTGTACATACCGTCAGCCAAGGGACATTAACCAATACCGATGTGTTGATAGAGCAAGGTAAAATCAGCGCCATCGGGCCACAGCTAAGCGTCAACAGCGCTGATGGCCAAGCGCAGGTCATCGATGCCACAGGTAAACACTTATACCCCGGCCTTATCGCACTCGATACCAGTCTTGGTTTAGTGGAAATCGAGATGGTGCGCCCAACCGTCGATAATGCAGAAGTCGGTGATTTTAATCCGCAAATCAGCGCGGCAACGGCTTACAACCCAGATTCCGAGCTATTGCCGACCATTCGCTACAATGGCATCACTCACGCCCAAATCGTCCCCAGTGGCGACGGACTCGCGGGCCAATCTGTGGTCGTCGACCTCGATGCTTGGACGATTGAGGACGCCCTGCAACCAAGCGAAGGCCAATTCCATGTTTACTGGCCGCAAATCAAGCGCATGCCAGAAGATGAAAAGGAAAAAGCCAAGGCCATAGAGAAAAATCAGCAGGCCATAGCGACACTGACCACAGCCTTTGAGGATGGCTATCGCTACTTTTTAAGTCATAAAGCAAAGGATTCGGCCAAGACAACCAATTTACGTTGGCTGGCCATGTTGCCCCTATACCAAGGCAAGGCCACGCTATTTGCCCATGCGGACAGCGTCAGCCAAATTGAGCAAGTCATTGCCCTGACGAAAAAATATCAATTTAAATTGGTGATTGTCGGTGGCTATGATGCATGGCGACTAGCGTCAAGCTTGAGGGAAGTGAACGCCAGTGTGATTTATCCGCACACTCTGAGTCTGCCCAAACGTAAAGATGAACCCGTGGATTTGCCATTTAAAATCCCTTCGTTGCTGGCAAGTGCAGGCATTCCCTATGCCCTTGGTTTTTCATCGGATTGGAACAGTCGTAACCTTCCCTATGCCGCGGGCTACAGTGCCGCTTACGGCGTCACGCCCGAGCAAGCATTAAAATCGGTGACCTTAGATGTCGCAAAACTGCTGGGTATCGCCGATTTAGGGGCCATCGCCGTCGGTTATCAGGGCAGTGTTGTGCTGAGTGACGGGGATATCCTCGACCCTATGAGCAACAAAATTAATGCGATCTGGATTGAAGGACGGCAAATAGATCTGAATAATCGCCACCAGCAGCTTTATCAAAAGTATCTTAAGCGCTAG
- a CDS encoding amidohydrolase family protein, whose amino-acid sequence MQINNKIIISCGIISSFVSHNIFAEANPISPVNKLTAFTNAELIMAPGKRLKNATLLVENNRIKAIIEKGDIPAAALKVDLSGYTIYPGFIDPFTDYGIEFEYPKLGLTRPVYDIKRIGGNAENGAIHAEKEWFNYVYPNKERARDWINNGFTSVQSSKLDGIFRGTGVSLSLADKTANEVIYRARSQPFMAFDKGTSEQDYPNSLMGSIALIRQTFADANWYNQNKHKSVNSSANAQIEFNIAFERLDNLAEKQIVFETKNLNDLLRAANLLKEHQQPANLLASGQEYARINELKALNYPLILPLNYPQAPDVGTDDADREVSLAELRQWERAPTNPAAVANAGIPFAFTQFGIKTEAFWPRLRQAIAQGLSEDNALAALTTQAAEMAGTADFAGKLAPGYMADFVITKGNIFKDGQIYSVWLQGEEQSIRSLPQAKLLGDYQLTLNNLTLDLSLEETVKAGKTAFQGQLSSGEKSIPLTNLKLENDGRVSFNADLSDAGIHGISRFTLWLAKDGIQGRMVDAQSRSINVAGIAIASSPKTEQEGTPKTDAAPTLVSQLTYPNVAYGLSEAPKAEKLHIKNATLWTSDKQGILEHADLLMANGRIEKIGQQLSTPSGYQVLDATGKHLTAGIVDEHSHIAINGGTNEGTDAVTSEVRIGDVINPEDISIYRALAGGVTSAQLLHGSANPIGGQSQLIKMKWGESAEQLKFANAPASIKFALGENVKQSNWGEKFVQRFPQTRMGVKALFEETFDAAIAYEKALKDYDDLRSSKKKTIAPRPSYRLQAVAEVLKQQRDVHIHSYVQSEILMFLRLAEAYHFKVQTFTHVLEGYKVASELAAHGAGASTFADWWAYKFEVYDAIPQNACLMQKQGVLTSINSDDYEMQRRLNQEAAKSMMYCDMSKEDAWNMVTINPAKQLRVDEYVGSLTPGKMADIVLWNAEPLSIYAKVTQAWVEGKRYFDRDQDQLAQQQVVAERAALIQKILSSDDNAKAGEKVTPLNEPQWHCDTHYQAWGQHHQGAK is encoded by the coding sequence ATGCAGATAAACAATAAGATAATAATAAGCTGCGGCATTATAAGTAGTTTTGTATCCCACAACATTTTTGCCGAGGCCAATCCCATCTCCCCCGTCAATAAGTTAACGGCCTTCACCAATGCTGAATTAATCATGGCGCCAGGGAAGCGACTCAAAAATGCCACATTATTAGTTGAAAACAATCGGATCAAAGCCATTATTGAAAAAGGGGATATCCCAGCAGCGGCATTAAAAGTTGATCTCAGTGGTTATACTATCTATCCCGGTTTTATCGATCCCTTTACCGATTATGGTATCGAGTTTGAATATCCCAAATTGGGGCTGACTCGTCCGGTATATGATATTAAGCGTATCGGCGGTAATGCGGAAAATGGCGCAATTCACGCTGAAAAAGAATGGTTTAATTACGTTTACCCAAATAAAGAACGCGCACGTGATTGGATCAATAACGGCTTTACCAGCGTACAAAGCAGTAAACTCGACGGTATTTTCCGCGGTACGGGTGTTAGCCTTTCATTAGCCGATAAAACCGCCAACGAGGTGATTTATCGTGCTCGCAGCCAACCTTTTATGGCCTTCGATAAAGGCACGTCTGAACAGGACTACCCCAATTCTCTGATGGGCAGTATTGCACTTATCAGACAAACCTTTGCCGATGCTAACTGGTATAACCAAAATAAGCACAAATCGGTTAATAGTTCAGCAAATGCTCAAATTGAATTTAATATCGCCTTCGAACGCTTAGATAACTTAGCCGAGAAACAAATCGTCTTTGAAACAAAAAATCTCAACGATTTGCTGCGCGCCGCTAACTTGCTCAAAGAACACCAGCAGCCCGCCAACCTACTCGCAAGTGGCCAAGAATATGCGCGCATCAATGAATTAAAGGCCCTGAATTATCCTTTGATCCTACCGCTAAATTATCCGCAGGCACCCGATGTGGGCACCGATGATGCCGACCGCGAAGTTTCCCTTGCAGAACTCAGACAATGGGAGCGTGCACCCACAAACCCTGCTGCAGTGGCGAATGCGGGCATCCCCTTTGCCTTTACTCAATTTGGCATTAAGACCGAGGCGTTTTGGCCTCGCCTACGTCAAGCCATCGCCCAGGGACTGAGTGAAGACAATGCCCTCGCCGCGCTGACGACTCAAGCCGCAGAGATGGCGGGGACGGCCGACTTCGCTGGCAAACTAGCCCCCGGCTATATGGCCGACTTTGTGATAACTAAGGGCAATATCTTTAAGGATGGTCAGATTTATAGCGTCTGGCTGCAGGGCGAAGAGCAGTCCATTCGCTCACTCCCACAGGCCAAACTCTTGGGTGACTATCAGCTCACGCTGAATAATCTCACCTTAGATTTGAGCCTTGAAGAAACAGTCAAAGCAGGCAAAACCGCCTTCCAAGGTCAGCTAAGCAGTGGCGAGAAGAGTATTCCACTCACCAATCTTAAGCTTGAAAACGACGGCCGTGTGAGCTTTAACGCCGATTTAAGCGATGCAGGCATTCATGGCATCAGCCGTTTTACCCTCTGGCTCGCTAAAGATGGTATTCAAGGCCGCATGGTGGACGCCCAAAGTCGCAGCATTAATGTGGCGGGCATTGCTATCGCTTCGAGTCCAAAGACGGAACAAGAAGGTACGCCTAAAACCGATGCCGCACCAACCTTAGTGAGTCAACTCACCTACCCTAACGTCGCCTATGGTTTGAGCGAAGCGCCAAAAGCCGAAAAACTCCATATTAAAAATGCCACCCTGTGGACCTCAGATAAACAGGGCATTTTGGAACATGCGGATCTGTTAATGGCCAATGGCCGAATTGAAAAAATCGGTCAGCAGCTCAGCACGCCTTCGGGTTACCAAGTTCTCGATGCAACGGGTAAGCACTTAACTGCGGGTATCGTCGATGAGCATTCCCATATTGCGATCAATGGTGGCACTAATGAAGGTACAGATGCGGTCACCTCTGAAGTGCGGATTGGCGATGTGATCAATCCCGAAGATATCTCCATCTACCGTGCACTCGCGGGCGGCGTCACCAGCGCACAATTGCTCCATGGCAGCGCTAACCCAATTGGTGGTCAATCCCAGTTAATCAAGATGAAATGGGGTGAAAGTGCCGAGCAGCTTAAATTTGCTAACGCCCCTGCCAGTATCAAATTCGCCCTTGGCGAAAACGTCAAACAGAGTAACTGGGGTGAAAAGTTTGTTCAGCGCTTCCCACAAACACGCATGGGGGTAAAAGCCTTATTTGAAGAAACCTTCGATGCCGCAATCGCCTATGAGAAAGCGCTGAAGGACTATGATGACTTACGCAGCAGCAAGAAGAAAACCATTGCGCCGCGCCCAAGCTATCGCCTACAGGCGGTCGCCGAAGTGTTAAAGCAGCAGCGTGATGTGCATATTCACTCCTACGTGCAGTCAGAAATCTTAATGTTCCTGCGATTAGCCGAAGCCTATCACTTTAAAGTGCAAACCTTTACCCACGTACTCGAAGGTTACAAGGTGGCCAGTGAGCTAGCCGCCCATGGCGCAGGCGCCTCAACCTTTGCCGATTGGTGGGCCTATAAATTCGAAGTCTATGATGCGATCCCGCAAAACGCCTGCCTGATGCAGAAACAGGGCGTGCTCACCAGCATCAACTCTGACGACTACGAAATGCAGCGCAGACTCAACCAAGAAGCGGCCAAGTCAATGATGTATTGCGATATGTCTAAAGAAGATGCTTGGAATATGGTGACCATCAACCCAGCGAAACAACTCAGGGTCGATGAGTATGTTGGCTCACTCACCCCAGGCAAGATGGCCGATATCGTGCTGTGGAACGCCGAGCCACTGTCGATTTACGCCAAAGTGACCCAGGCTTGGGTCGAAGGTAAACGCTATTTCGATCGCGACCAAGACCAGCTTGCCCAGCAGCAGGTCGTCGCAGAGCGTGCCGCCCTTATCCAAAAAATTCTCAGTAGTGATGATAACGCCAAGGCGGGTGAGAAAGTCACACCGCTTAACGAGCCACAATGGCACTGCGATACCCATTATCAAGCTTGGGGCCAACATCATCAGGGAGCAAAATAA
- a CDS encoding proline--tRNA ligase, producing MRVSKYLLSTQKETPANAEVISHQLMLRAGMIRRNASGLYSYLPTGLRVLRKVEAIVREEMNKAGAIEILMPMVQPADLWVETGRWDKFGPELLRFKDRHNRDFVLGPTHEEVITDLIRKEVSSYKQLPLNLYQIQTKFRDEVRPRFGVMRSREFLMKDAYSFHLDVDTMNETYEAMYQAYSNILSRMGLAFRPVLADTGSIGGSMSHEFHVLAQSGEDLIAYSTGSDYAANIEKAESPMPTEARGAATEELRLVDTPNSKTIAELVEQFGLDITKTVKTLIVKGATEEAPLVALIVRGDHELNEIKADKLDLVASPLEFAPEALIRDAIGAGPGSLGPVGLNMPIIIDHSVSVMSDFAAGANLDDKHYFGINWERDLPLAQAADIRNVVEGEPTPDGLGTYAMARGIEVGHIFQLGTNYSKSMNATVLDENGKSQVLLMGCYGVGVSRIVAAAIEQNFDDRGIVWPEAIAPFSVGILPMNMHKSHRVTDIAEQLYKDLSAAGIDVLLDDRKERPGVMFADMELIGIPHTVVIGDRNIDAGVFEYKNRRTGEKQDVPFDQIVDFLKNLQA from the coding sequence ATGCGCGTTAGCAAATACCTACTTTCTACTCAAAAAGAAACACCTGCGAATGCAGAAGTCATCAGCCATCAATTAATGCTACGTGCGGGTATGATCCGCCGTAACGCTTCAGGTCTATACAGCTATCTGCCCACGGGCCTGCGTGTATTGCGTAAAGTCGAAGCCATTGTTCGTGAAGAAATGAACAAAGCGGGCGCGATTGAAATCCTAATGCCTATGGTGCAACCGGCTGATTTATGGGTAGAAACGGGTCGCTGGGACAAATTTGGTCCTGAGCTGCTGCGTTTTAAAGACCGCCATAACCGTGACTTCGTTTTGGGGCCGACCCATGAAGAAGTGATCACAGACTTAATCCGTAAAGAAGTCAGCTCTTATAAGCAATTACCGCTGAACCTTTACCAAATCCAAACCAAATTCCGTGACGAAGTCCGCCCACGCTTTGGGGTGATGCGTTCGCGCGAATTCCTGATGAAAGATGCGTATTCTTTCCATCTGGACGTAGATACCATGAATGAAACCTATGAGGCCATGTATCAAGCCTATAGCAACATTCTGTCGCGCATGGGCTTAGCCTTCCGCCCTGTTTTAGCGGACACAGGTTCTATCGGTGGCAGCATGTCACACGAGTTCCACGTATTGGCGCAAAGCGGTGAAGACTTAATCGCCTACTCTACTGGTAGCGACTATGCCGCTAACATCGAGAAAGCCGAATCGCCAATGCCAACCGAAGCGCGTGGCGCGGCGACTGAAGAGTTACGTTTAGTCGATACCCCAAATTCGAAAACCATTGCCGAGTTAGTTGAGCAATTCGGTTTGGATATCACTAAGACAGTGAAAACCTTGATTGTTAAGGGGGCGACGGAAGAAGCACCGCTGGTAGCGCTGATTGTACGTGGCGACCACGAGCTGAACGAAATCAAGGCAGACAAGTTAGATTTAGTGGCATCGCCATTAGAATTTGCTCCAGAAGCCCTGATCCGTGACGCCATTGGCGCAGGCCCAGGCTCATTAGGCCCTGTCGGCCTGAATATGCCTATCATCATCGACCATAGCGTTAGCGTAATGAGCGACTTCGCCGCTGGCGCAAACCTTGATGACAAACACTACTTTGGCATCAACTGGGAGCGCGATCTGCCACTGGCACAAGCTGCCGATATCCGTAACGTTGTTGAAGGCGAGCCCACACCCGATGGTTTAGGTACTTACGCTATGGCGCGTGGTATCGAAGTGGGTCATATCTTCCAACTCGGTACTAACTATTCTAAATCGATGAATGCGACTGTTCTCGATGAGAACGGTAAATCACAAGTGCTGCTGATGGGTTGTTACGGTGTGGGCGTGAGCCGTATCGTGGCGGCAGCCATTGAGCAAAACTTCGATGACCGCGGCATTGTATGGCCAGAAGCCATTGCGCCATTCAGTGTGGGCATTCTGCCAATGAATATGCACAAGTCGCACCGCGTGACCGATATCGCCGAGCAGTTATACAAAGACTTAAGTGCTGCGGGTATCGATGTCCTGTTGGATGACCGTAAAGAGCGTCCAGGCGTGATGTTCGCTGATATGGAACTGATTGGTATTCCACATACAGTGGTGATTGGCGATCGCAATATCGACGCCGGCGTTTTTGAATACAAAAACCGCCGCACCGGTGAGAAGCAAGACGTTCCATTCGACCAAATCGTCGATTTCTTAAAGAATCTGCAAGCTTAA
- the tsaA gene encoding tRNA (N6-threonylcarbamoyladenosine(37)-N6)-methyltransferase TrmO — MTFTNQITAVATCRTPYKQKFGIPRQPGLVEARGYVELEPHVNHLDAVRGIEQYSHLWLLFCFHENLAQGWKTTVRPPRLGGNEKLGVFATRSTFRPNGIGQSVVKLHGVVQRKGKVCLEISGMDLVDGTPIIDIKPYIPFSDSIEGAVGGIAQEAPKLISVMFSELAATQIDTYSKQDAYTDLAVLIHGVLGQDPRPAYKKAKDDPKLYQVALYDLDIFWRMAVDEDEREYIQVLELKPGKCG; from the coding sequence ATGACATTTACCAACCAAATTACCGCTGTCGCCACTTGCCGCACTCCCTATAAACAAAAATTTGGCATTCCACGGCAGCCCGGTTTGGTGGAGGCGCGCGGTTATGTTGAGCTGGAGCCCCATGTCAATCATCTCGATGCCGTGCGCGGTATCGAACAATATTCCCACCTTTGGTTGTTGTTTTGTTTCCATGAGAATCTCGCCCAAGGGTGGAAAACGACCGTACGCCCGCCCCGTTTAGGCGGTAATGAAAAACTCGGCGTATTCGCAACTCGCTCGACCTTTCGTCCGAATGGCATAGGCCAATCCGTGGTCAAACTCCACGGGGTGGTGCAACGTAAAGGCAAAGTGTGCCTAGAGATTTCGGGCATGGATCTTGTCGATGGCACGCCTATTATCGATATTAAGCCCTATATTCCGTTCTCGGATTCGATTGAAGGTGCCGTCGGCGGTATCGCGCAAGAAGCACCAAAACTTATCAGCGTGATGTTTTCCGAACTCGCCGCAACCCAGATTGACACTTACAGCAAGCAGGACGCCTATACTGATCTAGCCGTACTCATCCACGGCGTGCTGGGGCAAGACCCTCGCCCCGCCTATAAAAAAGCCAAGGATGACCCCAAGTTATATCAAGTGGCTTTGTATGATTTAGACATCTTTTGGCGGATGGCGGTCGATGAGGATGAACGGGAATACATTCAGGTTTTAGAACTCAAACCGGGGAAATGTGGCTAA
- a CDS encoding acyltransferase yields the protein MQMPITTALPDYQSQHKKRLSWMPWLYFSLKEKHLVWAKPWQDEVQANLCALETVTIGENCFIAPEAQLFAEPNRDITIGNRCMIAAECFLHGPITLGHEVAINHGCSFDGGRVGIQIGSQTRIANHVTIYAFNHGMAPDTPIYQQASHSKGVVIGKDVWIGAQAGIVDGVTIGDHAVIGMGCIVTKDVPAWAIVAGNPARVIGDRRDK from the coding sequence ATGCAGATGCCAATCACAACGGCCTTGCCTGATTATCAAAGCCAACATAAAAAGCGTCTGTCTTGGATGCCCTGGCTGTATTTTTCACTCAAAGAAAAACACTTAGTCTGGGCTAAGCCCTGGCAGGATGAAGTGCAAGCCAACCTTTGCGCCCTCGAAACTGTGACCATTGGCGAAAACTGTTTTATTGCGCCCGAGGCGCAGTTATTTGCCGAGCCGAATCGCGATATCACAATCGGTAATCGCTGCATGATTGCGGCAGAATGCTTTTTGCATGGTCCTATCACGCTCGGTCATGAAGTCGCTATCAATCACGGCTGCTCCTTCGATGGTGGCCGTGTGGGCATTCAAATAGGCTCCCAAACCCGCATTGCTAACCATGTCACTATTTATGCGTTTAATCATGGTATGGCGCCCGATACGCCCATTTATCAACAAGCCTCCCATTCTAAAGGAGTCGTGATAGGTAAAGATGTGTGGATTGGCGCACAGGCAGGGATAGTCGATGGTGTCACCATTGGCGACCATGCAGTGATCGGCATGGGCTGTATTGTCACTAAAGATGTTCCCGCATGGGCCATCGTCGCGGGTAATCCTGCTCGGGTGATTGGCGATCGGCGGGATAAATAA
- a CDS encoding patatin-like phospholipase family protein yields the protein MPTSTALVLGGGGARAAYQVGVLKALVQLYPRNHGVPFKIICGTSAGAINGTSIATHASCFHLGVKKLEWVWRHFETRKVYRASIPGVLSHLAKMALKGLQDDKVNTDAGSLLDNEPLRHLLNELIDFKRIDRNIRNGALTALSVDTSCYNNSRSVTFFQAARDIENWTRARRSGERRMLNTEHLLASSAIPMVFPSIKLNQAYYGDGSVHQLAPLSSPIHLGANKLLVINLDSPHKHFPMELEYHPKTATIAGHLLDTIFSDTLNSDLERLERINHTLSLIPEESRTQLSLHPIQTLVIKPSEDLSKIAARFYDDMPWAIKTLLGFIGIDRQSDSSIVSYLLFEKSYTSALIELGYKDGMAQMDEIKAFFNLT from the coding sequence TTGCCAACATCAACAGCATTAGTTCTCGGAGGCGGTGGCGCTCGGGCCGCCTATCAAGTGGGAGTGTTAAAAGCACTGGTCCAATTGTATCCCCGCAACCATGGCGTGCCCTTTAAAATCATTTGTGGCACCTCTGCGGGCGCCATTAATGGCACCTCCATCGCCACCCACGCCTCCTGCTTTCACTTAGGCGTCAAAAAACTAGAGTGGGTTTGGCGCCATTTTGAAACGAGAAAGGTATATCGCGCCTCCATCCCAGGCGTGTTAAGTCATTTAGCCAAGATGGCGCTCAAGGGCCTGCAAGATGATAAGGTGAATACCGACGCGGGTAGCCTACTCGATAACGAGCCTTTACGGCATTTACTGAATGAACTTATCGATTTTAAGAGAATCGATCGCAATATCCGCAACGGTGCATTGACGGCGCTCAGTGTCGATACCTCGTGCTATAACAACTCGCGCTCGGTGACGTTTTTTCAAGCGGCCAGGGATATTGAAAACTGGACTCGCGCTAGGCGCAGCGGTGAGAGACGGATGTTAAATACCGAACATCTTTTGGCAAGCTCGGCGATCCCTATGGTGTTTCCGTCGATTAAACTCAATCAAGCTTATTATGGTGATGGCTCAGTCCACCAACTCGCGCCGCTCTCAAGCCCAATTCATTTAGGCGCCAATAAGCTATTAGTAATCAACCTAGACAGTCCCCATAAGCATTTTCCTATGGAGCTAGAATATCACCCGAAGACAGCGACCATTGCTGGTCATCTGCTGGATACTATCTTTTCCGATACCTTAAATAGCGATCTTGAGCGCCTAGAGCGGATTAATCACACGCTGTCGCTTATTCCCGAAGAGAGCCGTACTCAACTGTCATTACATCCCATACAGACCCTAGTGATAAAACCCAGTGAAGACTTAAGTAAAATCGCCGCCCGTTTCTATGATGATATGCCTTGGGCGATTAAAACCTTACTGGGCTTTATCGGTATCGACAGGCAGTCAGACTCGAGTATTGTGTCCTATCTTTTGTTTGAAAAGTCCTACACCAGCGCCTTGATCGAATTAGGCTATAAAGACGGTATGGCTCAAATGGACGAAATAAAAGCATTTTTTAATCTGACATGA